The genomic stretch tcaaacaTCCAATAGCAACAGGGGTATAGTTAAGTGTCTCAATGGTTATTGGGTAAGAAACAGGCAGTGAGAAAAGTACTGAGATTGTGACAACCCAAAGAACTGCAACCCAGCCCACAATGAGCCCAAAAGGGCCCAAATTGAAAGGCCCAGGATCAAAGTACTTTGCTGCAAGTGTCACCCTGAAGAATATTGGAAGTGCATATGCTATGTAGAGACCAATTGTTGCTATGGACACCATGGCCTGAAATGCCACCATGCTCCCAAGAGACTGCATAACGGTCAAAATTTAGTTTAGAAATGTGGCATCATAACATTTACActaagatataattaaattgAAGGTATAAACTCAACTGCAGTTAACTTCATGTAAAGTTAATaacaaatttgattaaattgTCATCTAACAGCTCTCAGAATACATACCGTCAGTGCCATACAGAATGATATAAAAACAGAAAGCCAAACTGCATTGATAGGGACCTCTTGCTTGTTAACCTTTCGCCACAAGGAAGACAATGGCATGGCCTCATCTCTTGAAAAAGCATAAGCCATCCTTCATTAACAGCTAaagatattaattaaatatctcTCAAAGTGCTCTGATGAATTAATTATAAGTAACTTCAAACTAGCAATATTAACATAAATGATACAGAACAAGAGAATGTATTTGCTCTTAGAGCACACAAGAAATTTTAGTAATATTCTAAGGCATGGTTGGTTACCTTGAGTTGCTGGTCACTGAACTCataccacaaaaaaatatagCTACAGCAACAATGATCAAGCAGATAATCCCTCCAATACTATGACCATATCTGTCCTTGAATGccatataaaatatttgagcAATGGCATATCCACCAGCATCATTGTCTTTACTTAACAGGTAAGGGATGTTAGTAACTGCAAAGGTAATTCCTAATATGTAGCAGAATCCAAGAACAATAGATATTCCCACAGCACTGATAATTCCTTTTGGTCCATTTTTATCAGCTTCCTTGGTTTCTTCTGTCTAAAAATTAAGCTAAATTCTTCAATAACTTGACTGAAATTATGTTAcaaaggaaaagtagaaatgaAGAGAAAAGATTTACCATATGAGCTGATGCATCATATCCAGATAGAGAATACTGAGCCATAAGAAGTCCCACCAGAAATATGTAGGGACTGCTACTGATTCCGGCACCATTATCAGTATTGAAATGAGTGAAAACAAACTTAACACTAGCCCTTTGTGTTGCAACAATCGGAATCAGAATCATAAGCACAAAAACACCTGAAAACTTTGCCATTTCAAATCTCCAATTAGACTCTCAAAATGCTCTAATTTTCCCATGTGAAATGAACTTAGAAAagataaacataaataaaaaaggataaGTGTTCAAACCTAGAGCATTCCAAATAGAAGCAAATTGTCCAAAGAATGATAGCACTGAGATAGGAAGGGTGTTCAATATACCGTGGAGGAGCAAAATTCCACCATGGATAGCAATAACTACATACTTAGATGCTTCATATCCACCTCCATTTTTTCCACCAGTGCTAAGCAAAACAATGACCTGAATCAGTTGTGCTAATGAGAAATCTACACTTGTTGTCACTGCCCACTGGAGATTCAAAGAAGCAAAAAAGTTAGAGCTTCAAATTAATTAGAAATCTTCATCCCACACTAGGATGTTGAAATTCTTGTCTAGAATACTCTAATTCTCAAGAATACCTGACCAATAATATTAAACCTGCATTGAAAAACAAACCAGACAGAACACATGTTAGAGAAATTAACAACAGTTGGAAAGGTTCATCAAAGAAAAACAATTCAAAATGAAGGAATTGGTTACAATACCAGCCAGTGATCCAAGAAGCAAAAGGTGCCCAAGTTGGGCCAGCAAGCTTAGCACTCCAATAGTAGAGACCACCAGAAGTTGGATAAGCTGAACAAATCTCAGCCATTGATAAAGCAACAAACATGGTGAAAAAACCAGCAATAAGCCAGCCGTAGACCATTGAAAAAGGTCCACCATGGTTCAAGCCAGTGTTGTAAAGTGTGGTTACTCCGGTCAGAATCGATATAATAGAAAACGAGAATGCAAAATTTGAGATAGCCCTGCAAAATAGTGTATGCTTGAGCGTGCAATAAATATAAAGACTGAACTATAAATTTGTGATCTCATTTTAGTAAATCACAACCTTCTTTTGCCTGAAGTCTGAATTCAAAacatacttttttttcttttatttgttagTTAGAATTCGAAGGAGAAGCAAGgtaaatgaaagaaaagaatggAGAGGACTTAACGAAAGATCACGCTTGAGCTCTTGCTTGTAACCAAGTTCATGAAGACGTGCATGGCCTGAatcaagagaagaagaagcgtcGACCACCACATTTGTTTGAAGTGTCATGTTGAATACAAGACTCCACCAGTTAAGAGCTTGGTTCAACAAATTAAGCAACCAACAGAGAAGCAAATGAATAGTCAAAGTTATAGTATCTGTTTTACTCAAATTTTGTTAATGTTTAAAAGATGGAAGAGTATAGgtgaacaatgaaaatattaaataatgtaaataatagatatattggatgtttattttactagtgtatggatgtgtattttaatattaaaatttagaaggtTAATTTAAAGGTGTGGtgtgtttttatttgattggtggttGTTCATATTGTTTAATAAAATCATTGTCTCCTAGTATTCTCCTTAAAAGAAAACGTGTGTATCTCAATATCGCAATTATatcatcaataataatttaaaaggatttaaagtaataaataaaaaaatgcaacGTGCTAGAGGCAGAGTAAATTgtagaattaaaataaatagaaaattaaagaaaagatgaagaaagaagcataaatttaaaagagaagaacaaataaaagaagagaaattttattaataaaaacaggaatgaaataaattataagtgtttgagttaagagaaatgatttaaaatttcgAATTTTACTATGTGGTGCCAGGGAGTTGAAAACGTTTTGGGTttctaagtatttttttaaaaaatacaatatgttcctaaaattttatttatagacTAACTCAATGTCAGCTaataattactttttatataccacgaaaaatttaaattactcCATAATTATTTTCGCACTTCTTACTTGATgtgaaatttaaaaatcaaataaataactaaattatCATATGacctaatttaattaaaataaatataaatattatatatagagacatcatttttttatataatttttttataaaaattatattttgtctAACAGTATGGTTTTGTGATTGATAAAAACTCCATGTTGATTTAATACGaagttgatattttttttttcatgcgaagattttttgttttcattatGTAAGTCTAATATTAATCATTGGATGCTAATTTTCTCCCATCCAATTTTTGTCGTGATTATATAAATATCTACGCTGACCCTCCATAATTAACACAAAAATACTCTCACTACTTTTCAAATGGATATTCTCACTCCAATTTTAATAATGTCATTTTATTTTTACGAATTAATACTATATACAATCTAAAAGAAATCATGTGGAGTGACATTATGAAAAAgagagtaaaattataatttctccTATTTCATGTGTACGATGTACGAAGTGTAAAACTTAAGGTAACATAATGTATCATTCTATTGTAACCGTACCGTATATATAATGAAGAAATGGTTATAGTTAACTAGCTATAATTCGAATGACATATAATTCAAATGACATAGTTTCTTCatattcatttatttaaaaatgatGGGTTCGAGTTTTTTTATcattgattaaaataaaaaaaaagaaagtggTTGTATGTCACATATCACAAACAGCTAAGTCTGAGAGACAAAGAACACGTGCACGTATCCATTTTTTCCACCATAAAAACAATGAAAAGAGACATCATCATATCTTATCCATTAATAATGCAATTCCTTCAACTCCGGACATACAGAGACCTAAGCTTGTTTTGGTGGACCACGTCTCCGTTTTCTTAGTTACATCCccttctctttttgtttttgatttaAACTCTCAGTATTTTGGTAATCAAGATTTGGGCGTGAATAGAAAGAAAACTCCAAACTATGACAATTCCCAATTACATTGTCAAATTATCAGCACAAAATGTtgacaaaaacaaaaatcaacAAAGAAAAATTCAACACTTTGACCAAAGCAGATTTTCTTAGTATGATCTTCAAAGTTTTTTGTACAAATATCAGAGGCTGATATCAGCTTCtgacataaaaataaaatggcaAGAGACATTATTATATTTAAGTCAccaaataataaatatgatgaatacaatatatttttttttccataCAACTCACACACACTCTAAGACACTCTACTTAAAGGTTTTTCATTGACTCCATTGAAACTAAAACCTCAAAATGTGGTTTATATTTTATCAGATGAATTGGACAAAATTCACTCACACACACAACTTCagttttctatattggttaaaGGGCCTTTAAACCAATGGCAAGCACTGATGATCCAATAAGAACCTATAAGAATAATCAAACATCCAAGAGCAATAGGGGTGTAGTTAAGTGTCTCAATGGTTATTGGGTAGGAAACAGGCAGTGAGAAGAGTACTGAGATTAACACAACCCAGATAACTGCAATCCAGCCCACAATGACCCCATAACGGCCCAAGTTGAAAGGCCCAGGCTGAAAATGCTTTGCTGGCAATGTCACCTTGAAGAATATTGGAAGTGCATATGCTACATAGAGACTAATCACTGCTATGGACACTGTGGCCTGAAATGCTACCATGCTTCCAAGAGACTGCATTACAAAGAACAGATTTCAGTTACAAATAGCATTAGCTAAGATGAATTTAGTTAGCAGTTAGTTATAATTCTGTTATTTAGTTTCTACTTTCTGTTAGCACAAGATCCAGATaactaaataatttttcttagtAAAACATAAAATACATACTGTTAGTGCCATGCAAAATGAAATCAAAACAGAAAGCCAAACAGCATTTATAGGAACCTCCTCCTTATTAACTTGATGCCACAATGATGACAAGGGCATGGCCCCATCTCTTGAGAAAGCATAAGCCATCCTGTACATTATTTAAATATAAGCAACTAGAGAGATTATAAAGCCTCTAATATGCAAATACCAAATGGATAGTACCAAATTTCAGGTACATTTACCTTGAGTTGCTGGTAATTGAACCCATACCACAGAAAAATATAGCAATAGCAACAATAACCAAGCACATAATACCCCCAAATCCACTGccatatcttttcttgaatgacatataaaatatttgagcAATGGCATATCCACCAGCATCATTGTCTTGACTCAATAGGTAAGGGATATCAGTAACTGCAAAGGTAATGCCTAGTATGTAACAGAATCCAACAACAATAGATATTCCAACTGAGCTGATAATTCCTTTTGGTCCGTTTATATCAgatctcttagtttcctctgtCTGAAAATCCaagtttttaataaaaagaaaaatcttaGTCCAATAATTTAATCATTCAATTCAACCAGTCCAAGGCAACATATACTATGAGAATaggcaagaaaaaaaaaatagtgaaaaaGTTCACCATATGAGCTGATGCATCATAGCCAGCTAGGGTAAAGTGACTCATAAGAAGTCCCAGAACAAATATGTAAGGTTTGCTGTTGATTCCAGCCCCATTATCTGTATTGAACTCAGTGAAAACAAACTTGACACTTGCCCTCTCCGTTGCAACAGATGGGATTAGAATAATAAGCACAAAAACACCTGAGAGTTTGTCAAATTCCAATTAAATATTCAAAGTCTTCTCCCCTTAAACTACTGACAAAGAAAATTCAAATAGGAAATTTCTTCCTACCTACAACATTCCAAATAGCACCCAAGTGTGCCAAGAGTGATAAGATTGAGATAGGGAGGCTGTTTATTACACCATGTATGACCAAAATTCCACCATGGATAGCAATAACTACATATTTAGATGCCACATATCCACCACCATTTTTGCCACCAGTACTAAGCAGAATGATAACCTGAAGCAGTTGTGCTAGTGAGAAGTTTATACTTGTTGTCCCTGCCCACTGCAAATGAATAGAAATTCAAAACTTAAGAGATTCAAATGGGTTATCAAAAACCTTCAACTTACACAACTTTGACTCTGCAGTAAAAGTTGAAGGATGATGAAATACTAAAGTATGTGATTTTTCAAGAATACCTGGCCAATAATATTGAACCTGCATGGGAAACCAATATTATGTTACATGTAAAGATtgttacaaataaaaaaaagatgagTTGGATACAATACCAGCCAGTGATCCAAGAGGCAAAGGGTGCCCATTGAGGGCCAGCAAGCTTGGCGCTCCAAAAGTAGAGACCACCAGAAGTTGGATATGCTGAACAAATCTCAGCCATTGATAGAGCAACAAGCATGGTGAAGATAGTAACTACCAACCAGCCATACACCATCGAAACTGGGCCACCATAGTTTAAACCAGTGTTGTAAAGGGTGCTTATACAAGTAAGCACTGATATAATAGAAAATGTAAGTGCAAAATTTGAGATGACCCTGCACATTGGATGAAATAAGGAATCAAAATATGCTATTTTTGGGTTTGAATTGCAAACTACTTAGCAAATGAAAGGTGATAAAGGAGAGAACTTAACGAGAGTTCACGCTTGAGCTCTTGCTTGTAGCCGAGTTCATGAAGACGGACAAGCCCAGAATCAAGAGGAGCAGTTTCATTATCAAATGGAATTGTCATCTTTTCACTCTTTAGCTTTGCTTGCAGTTGCACTAAGCAGACAAACAGAGAAGCAGTGTCTTAAGGACTCGCCGTTTGATTTATCCCAGAATAAATAACGTTCCAAGTTGTCGTTTCATGCTCAATTTTCATCCATTTTTTTTTGTCGTATCCTCTTTACTGATAGAAACTCAcgtacaaatttttttatttaaaattgatatttaaaaattattaaataatttaataaatttaaataaatagattttcaataatttttaactttaCATCATataagaatttattatttttaaaatattttgtgcagcggtaaacaaatattttaagtcGAAGATTGTTAAGGGACagtaatttttatgatttgtagtcatcaattaactattaataatatttttaatgatgtGAAATTTCATCAAATAATGTAAGgttatttatttctcttttgCTAATTATATGTGGCCAGAATCTAATAAAATTACTATAAGTCATTGAAAAGCTGTTGGTAGGGGGTGTGCATGGCCCGATCCAGCCCGAAGACCCGACCCGACCCCGAATACTTTAGAGGCTATTTTGGTGTGATTTCATTGGGTTTAGGGTcgggtaagggtctcaaaaatagaccagtcattatttcgggtcgaGTCCGGGCCATGGCTCGGGTCACTCGAAGTCGGCCCGGTGGCCCAGTcatcatcatacacaattaatattttgtgttatcaATGATGGATGATGGCTATTCTTATGTAGAATTTCAGTATTGTAaactttaatattttgtgtttttagttattataaaactataagttaatgttttatgtttaaaatgcataagattttAGACTAATGCACAATATTGTGCTAtttatattgatttaaatatttggtgttattatacaatattagtattgattatagttatgctttaattttagagaagagttgattcttgttatatttttctaaataaattttaccATAGATTGgagttttgaaaatttggatattttcacaTGCTAGCTTATAAGAAGGTATCAAGGTAATGTAATGTTAACGGCCCAGTTTTTATCCAGTTTTCACCCGTTTTTATCCGGTATAATCGTAGCCCGAAAGTGTATAGATTTCATTGGGTCTAGAACTAAGTTCGGATCTAATAAATAGGTCCAGTATATATTTTGAGTCGAATCTGAGTCATATCAAACCCAATTTCACCCGACCATACACACCCCTAACTGTCGGTACGAAAATCAACTGTCCAAAGTCAAATTcattctaaatttaaaaataaaaaatcattaaCTAATCTAAATCGGTAATTGATATTCTTCAACTTCATTCCGTACTATTTTTTGCCAGAATAAATAACGCTATAGCTTTTCCTTTATGGCTGACTTTCCCTACAATTTTTCTTGTACcattctttaaaatattttgtgcaACCTTTACAAATGTTTCTTTTATTGTTAAAATGTAATGATTTTACTAtaaatttttgtgattttttgtaaatatcaaaaaataattttaaaaataacaaattttgagatcaaattttggttttattttttgtataaaatttttaaatagttaGCCATATATTCTCACAAAATTTTGGATGAATTATACAAGTGATTCGTAAATACATAAAGTTATTTACtacttaaaaaaattgagaatatttttatcattaatagaataattttattatcaaattacatggtattttgaatttaattttaatacacgATACTATTGTATAATTTCTTTTAgatgaataattattttttattaagacgtTATGTAACGAGATGCACTCATATATTTATCCCCTGCATTGCAAAGTATCAGTAACTGTTGAAATAgagagaaaaaacaaaaagtagaTGACGAGAGGGAATGAAGAATCCTATTGGTAACAGTTGATTTTTCACATTCAACAACAACCGaagatttttatatttatacacaGCTTCTAAACTTGATGAATTAGAGAGTTAGTTGCAACAAATGGCTAATAATAAGTTTCTACACTCTTTTAATTTCTAACTACCTTTTTACTTTTGGATGCTTTGCTAAGTCAGCTTCCATATTTTTCTAAATGCACTTACGTCAACCCTACATTTTTTGGGTGTAATTTTGATAACGTTATGCAATTAGATGCATGTATGAGTATTATTATACCAAAATTAATcggtataaaataattttatatatacatccAATTATATAACATCACATTATATTAACAGATTGAATGatcattcaaaaaataaatataattgtaTAACTGTTTAAATTTTACACttgcattaaaattaaaggCATTTGATgatttatccaaatattttctTTCAAGTCATTAGGAAGGTAGCTACGTCAAACTGTGCAGAGTATAAATTTGTAATCTTATTTTATTGGGAATAGtaaatttattctatatttatatataaatattttaatatatattttcttttttaatatatattttataaaaatagttaattTAGCGAACTATTTTtgtaaatcttttttatttgtttgaatTTCAGGGAGAAGCAAGGCAATGAAAGAAAAGGAGGGAGACGACTCAACGAAAGATCAAGCTCTTTCTTGTAACCGAGTTCATGAAGAGTGAAGACGTGCATGCCCAGAATCAAGAGAAGAAAAAGCGTCGGTGGATCACATCTCACTTTTCTTATTTACATCCCCTTCTCCTTTTGTATTTTGATCTAAAGTCTTGGTATTTAGGtattcaaaagaaaaatcacAATTCTTAATTACAAGGTCAAATTATCAACCCAAAATGCTGACCATAAACAAATATCAACACTTAAACCAAAGCAGATTTTCTTAGTATGGTCTTGAgtgttttttatattaatattagatGCTGATATCAAATTCTGATATGCCAAGagacattattattattattatatataagtCACTAAATATAATGAACACAACTTCATTTATCTATATTGGTTAAAGGGCCTTTAAACCAATGGCGAGCACTGATGATCCAATAAGAAACTATAAGAATTACCAAACATCCAAGAGCAATAGGGGTATAGTTAAGTGTCTCAATAGTTATTGGGTAGGAAACAGGCAGTGAGAAGAGTACTGAGATTATGACAACCCAGATAACTGCAACCCAGCCCACAATGAGCCCATACCGGCCCAAGTTGAAAGGCCCAGGCTCAAAATGCTTTGCTGCCAATGTCACTCTGAAGAATATTGGAAGGGCATATGCTATATAGATACTAATCACTGCTATTGACACTGTGGCCTGAAATGCTACCATGCTTCCAAGAGACTGCAATAGAATTATAGTTGACAGTAGAGTTAGATACTTGCCAAGAACAGATTTCATACACTCACATAGCATTGTTTATGTAGAATTGGTTAGCTCACAGTTAGTGGTTAGTTACAATTCTGTTATTTAGTTTCTACTTTCGGTTAGCACAACACTTGTACTAGAGACTATAAACTGAATAGTGCTTATGAATCTCTAGCAGAGTTAGATAAATACTAGTTCCTCTACATTGTTGCCAAGGACAAATAAGAGAAGATGTAGTTTGAAGAgcattttgaaatttaaaatatttaatattccttaacaaaataaaaaagcacATACCGTTAGAGCCATGCAAAATGAAATCAAAACAGAAAGCCAAACAGCATTTATAGGAACCTCCTCCTTATTAACTTGATGCCACAATGATGACAAGGGCATGGCCCCATCTCTTGAGAAAGCATAAGCCATCCTGTACATTATTTAAATATAAGCAACTAGAGAGATTATAAAGCCTCTAATATGCAAATGCCAAATGCACAGCACCAAATTTCAGGTACATTTACCTTGAGTTGCTGGTAACTGAACCCATACCACAGAAAAATATGGCAATAGCAATAATCACCAAGCACATAATACCCCCAAATCCATGGccatatcttttcttgaatgccatataaaatatttgagcAATGGCATATCCACCAGCATCATTGTCTTGACTCAATAGGTAAGGGATATCAGTAACTGCAAAGGTAATGCCTAATATGTAACCAAATCCAAAAACAATAGATATTCCAACTGAGCTGATAATTCCTTTTGGTCCATTTATATCAGATCTCTTGGTTTCCTCCGTCTGAAAATTGAAGttttcaataaaagaaaaatcttAGTCCAATCCTTTAATCACTCAACCAGTCAAGTTAAATTTTAGAGATATTAGTGACTTAAATAGAGGTTAATTACTTCTGGATGTTGGCTACCACAATGTGTTAGTTTCTTGATAGTTACCATCCTATATGTAGTGTGTATCTCTAATGTAAATCTAAATCTCACCATTAACAAAATCCAATTCTAACTTTCTCAATTTTCCCTTTGTTTATCTGTCAGCATGGATTATAACAGTAAATGAATAGCACCAATATTTTTGAAGTTGAAAATCAACTTATATAAACTAATACTTAAATATTCACCATATGAGCTGATGCATCATACCCGGCTAGGGTATACTGACTCATAAGAAGTCCCAAAACAAATATGTAAGGTCTGCTATTGATTCCAACCCCATTATCTGTATTGAACTCGGTGAAAACAAACTTGGCACTCGCTTTTTTCGTTGCAACAGATGGGATCAGGATAATAAGCACAAAAACACCTGAAAGTTTTTCAAGTTCCAATTAGatattcaaaatcttttccccTAAACTGAAAAAGAGAATTCAAATAGAACATTCTTCCTACCTACAACATTCCAAACAGTACCCAAGTTTGCCAAGAGTGATAAGATTGAGATAGGGAGGCTGTTTATTATACCATGTAGGAGCAAAATCCCACCATGGATAGCAATAACTACATATTTAGATGCCACATATCCACCACCATTTTTCCCACCAGTACTAAGGAGAATGATAACCTGAATCAGTTGTGCTAGTGAGAAGTCTATACTTGTTGTCCCTGCCCACTgcaaatgaaaaaaatttcaaaacttGGTCAAATGGGTCATCAAAAACCTTTAAAAATACTAGATTAtgtgatttttcaaaaatacctgGCCAATGATATTGAACCTGCATGGGAAACCAACATTGTGTTATATATACTCAGCAACTCATCATTTCTACTAGTGGAGAGGAATGAATTATGAATTGGCTCAATGTGCGACGAAGAATGAGTATGAAGAGAAATTTCATACCAGCCAGTGATCCAAGAGGCAAAGGGTGCCCATCGAGGACCAGCAAGCTTGGCACTCCAAAAGTAGAGACCACCAGAAGTTGGATATGCTGAACAAATCTCAGCCATTGATAGAGCAACAAGCATGGTGAAGATACAAACTACCAACCAGCCATACACCATCGAAACTGGACCACCATAGTTTAAACCGGTATTGTAAAGAGTACTTATACCAGTCAGCACGGATATAACAGAAAATGTAAGTGCAAAATTTGAGATGACCCTGCATGTATAAATTTAggaatcaaaataaaaaaccgTGAATCCAACCCAAAACAAAATGCAAGTACTAAAACAAAAACTTACCAAATTTTATTAGTCAAGACAATCAATCATGTTTAGGTATTGAGATTCTATAGTGATGTTAATCCATatacaaaaaatcaaaattaaaaatattggttaaaagaaaaagaacttaccactcaaaagtaaaaaataataaaattgtttTGTGGAAATGAAGTAAAATCAAATTCATTCAGcactaattaaatttaaacaaCTTTTCTCAATATcaattaaacaaaatttaaactaaaacttCTCAAACAAGTAGTTTATTTATAAGTGAAGTGAGTTTCTAATAGTAGTATTTCAAAATATCCTATTCTTGGGATCTAAATAGCAAACTAGTTAGCAAATGAAAATGAAAGGTGAAAAAGGAGAGAACTTAACGAGAGATCACGCTTGAGCTCTTGCTTGTAGCCGAGTTCGTGAAGGCGGACAAGCCCAGAATCAAGAGAAGCAGCTTCACTATCAGATGGGATTGTCATCTTTTCAGTATTGCTGCTCTGTAGCTTTGCTTGCAGCAGTTACACTAGGCAGACAAACAGAGAAGCAGGGTCTTTAAGCACTCGCCGTTTGATCTTTGCCAGAATAAATAACGTTCAAGGTTGTCGTTTGTTGCTGACTTTCCCTCCATTTTTTGTCATATCTTTCTTTAAAATATTGTCCGGCCATTAACAAACATTTTATTTCGAGTCATTGGGAAGTTAGGTACGTCAAATTGTCAatagtcaaattaaaaaatcatgactactataattgatattttttaacttGAAAATCCATTTATACTTAATATGACAATTAtattatgtgtatataaaaaaagtaattattaaattaattatctgTACAAGTTAAACAATATAcgtatttatatataaacacATGACCATTGATTTTTGTAGTTATGATGACTCAAAACATTTAAGGTTGCTCTTTATAAAAC from Arachis stenosperma cultivar V10309 chromosome 9, arast.V10309.gnm1.PFL2, whole genome shotgun sequence encodes the following:
- the LOC130948244 gene encoding amino-acid permease BAT1 homolog; amino-acid sequence: MTIPSDSEAASLDSGLVRLHELGYKQELKRDLSVISNFALTFSVISVLTGISTLYNTGLNYGGPVSMVYGWLVVCIFTMLVALSMAEICSAYPTSGGLYFWSAKLAGPRWAPFASWITGWFNIIGQWAGTTSIDFSLAQLIQVIILLSTGGKNGGGYVASKYVVIAIHGGILLLHGIINSLPISILSLLANLGTVWNVVGVFVLIILIPSVATKKASAKFVFTEFNTDNGVGINSRPYIFVLGLLMSQYTLAGYDASAHMTEETKRSDINGPKGIISSVGISIVFGFGYILGITFAVTDIPYLLSQDNDAGGYAIAQIFYMAFKKRYGHGFGGIMCLVIIAIAIFFCGMGSVTSNSRMAYAFSRDGAMPLSSLWHQVNKEEVPINAVWLSVLISFCMALTSLGSMVAFQATVSIAVISIYIAYALPIFFRVTLAAKHFEPGPFNLGRYGLIVGWVAVIWVVIISVLFSLPVSYPITIETLNYTPIALGCLVILIVSYWIISARHWFKGPLTNIDK
- the LOC130948241 gene encoding amino-acid permease BAT1 homolog; the encoded protein is MTLQTNVVVDASSSLDSGHARLHELGYKQELKRDLSAISNFAFSFSIISILTGVTTLYNTGLNHGGPFSMVYGWLIAGFFTMFVALSMAEICSAYPTSGGLYYWSAKLAGPTWAPFASWITGWFNIIGQWAVTTSVDFSLAQLIQVIVLLSTGGKNGGGYEASKYVVIAIHGGILLLHGILNTLPISVLSFFGQFASIWNALGVFVLMILIPIVATQRASVKFVFTHFNTDNGAGISSSPYIFLVGLLMAQYSLSGYDASAHMTEETKEADKNGPKGIISAVGISIVLGFCYILGITFAVTNIPYLLSKDNDAGGYAIAQIFYMAFKDRYGHSIGGIICLIIVAVAIFFCGMSSVTSNSRMAYAFSRDEAMPLSSLWRKVNKQEVPINAVWLSVFISFCMALTSLGSMVAFQAMVSIATIGLYIAYALPIFFRVTLAAKYFDPGPFNLGPFGLIVGWVAVLWVVTISVLFSLPVSYPITIETLNYTPVAIGCLIIIIVSYWIISGRRWFTGPISNIKN
- the LOC130948243 gene encoding amino-acid permease BAT1 homolog, which codes for MTIPFDNETAPLDSGLVRLHELGYKQELKRELSVISNFALTFSIISVLTCISTLYNTGLNYGGPVSMVYGWLVVTIFTMLVALSMAEICSAYPTSGGLYFWSAKLAGPQWAPFASWITGWFNIIGQWAGTTSINFSLAQLLQVIILLSTGGKNGGGYVASKYVVIAIHGGILVIHGVINSLPISILSLLAHLGAIWNVVGVFVLIILIPSVATERASVKFVFTEFNTDNGAGINSKPYIFVLGLLMSHFTLAGYDASAHMTEETKRSDINGPKGIISSVGISIVVGFCYILGITFAVTDIPYLLSQDNDAGGYAIAQIFYMSFKKRYGSGFGGIMCLVIVAIAIFFCGMGSITSNSRMAYAFSRDGAMPLSSLWHQVNKEEVPINAVWLSVLISFCMALTSLGSMVAFQATVSIAVISLYVAYALPIFFKVTLPAKHFQPGPFNLGRYGVIVGWIAVIWVVLISVLFSLPVSYPITIETLNYTPIALGCLIILIGSYWIISACHWFKGPLTNIEN